From Streptomyces sp. Edi4, one genomic window encodes:
- a CDS encoding haloacid dehalogenase-like hydrolase, whose protein sequence is MGFVMGNGTQKTGKRPAHLVWDWNGTLLDDIAAVIEATNAAFAQLGMAPITLERYRDLYCVPIPVFYQRLMGRLPTDAEWLVMDAAFHEQYWARADACGLTEGAAELLAARQRAGRGQSLLSMAPHEHLVPIVRRHGITEHFLRVDGRTGPSHGSKAEHMVRHLTALRAADPEISGERIVVIGDAVDDAVAAAAVGARAVLFTGGSHSRVSLTVAGVPVVDTLAEAVAVAEELVG, encoded by the coding sequence ATGGGGTTCGTCATGGGGAACGGCACGCAGAAGACGGGAAAGCGCCCGGCGCATCTCGTCTGGGACTGGAACGGCACGCTGCTCGACGACATCGCCGCGGTCATTGAGGCGACCAACGCCGCGTTCGCGCAGCTCGGCATGGCGCCGATCACGCTGGAGCGCTACCGCGACCTGTACTGCGTGCCGATCCCGGTGTTCTACCAGCGGCTGATGGGCCGGCTGCCCACGGACGCGGAGTGGCTGGTCATGGACGCGGCCTTCCACGAGCAGTACTGGGCCAGGGCGGATGCCTGCGGGCTCACCGAGGGCGCCGCCGAGCTCCTTGCCGCGCGCCAAAGGGCGGGGCGCGGCCAGTCGCTGCTGTCCATGGCGCCGCACGAGCACCTGGTGCCGATCGTGCGCCGGCACGGCATCACCGAGCACTTCCTGCGGGTCGACGGGCGCACGGGACCCTCGCACGGCAGCAAGGCCGAGCACATGGTGCGCCATCTGACCGCGCTGCGGGCGGCCGACCCGGAGATATCGGGCGAGCGGATCGTGGTGATCGGGGACGCGGTGGACGACGCGGTGGCGGCGGCCGCCGTGGGGGCGCGGGCGGTGCTGTTCACCGGCGGCTCCCACAGCCGGGTCAGCCTCACGGTCGCGGGCGTCCCAGTCGTCGACACCCTCGCGGAGGCGGTGGCCGTCGCGGAAGAACTGGTCGGCTGA
- a CDS encoding Rv3235 family protein, with protein sequence MSRTTTGPAGRGDQRGPGSTGTRGPRRLTPHELFAHKLLAVLSGERPVHWMLGLTVGEAYEQLVRLAPGTPFRTRGARPVVRSCRAAPPARGIVEVAACIAAGEQVRAMAFRLERGADLRWRCAAVELGGERVRG encoded by the coding sequence ATGAGCAGGACCACGACAGGACCGGCGGGGCGCGGCGATCAGCGTGGGCCCGGGAGCACCGGAACCCGCGGGCCACGGCGGCTCACTCCGCATGAACTGTTCGCGCACAAGCTGCTCGCCGTGCTCAGCGGCGAACGCCCGGTGCACTGGATGCTGGGCCTGACCGTCGGAGAGGCGTACGAGCAACTGGTGCGGCTCGCCCCGGGCACGCCCTTCCGCACCCGGGGCGCCCGCCCCGTCGTACGGTCCTGCCGCGCGGCCCCGCCGGCCCGGGGCATCGTCGAGGTGGCCGCCTGCATCGCGGCCGGCGAGCAGGTGCGCGCCATGGCCTTCCGCCTGGAGCGGGGAGCGGACCTGCGCTGGCGCTGCGCGGCGGTCGAACTCGGCGGTGAGCGGGTGCGGGGATGA
- the secA gene encoding preprotein translocase subunit SecA — protein MSVLSKIMRAGEGKILRKLHRIADQVNSIEEDFVNLSDAELRALTDEYKERYANGESLDDLLPEAFATVREAAKRVLGQRHYDVQMMGGAALHLGYVAEMKTGEGKTLVGTLPAYLNALSGKGVHLITVNDYLAERDSEMMGRVHKFLGLEVGCILANMSPAERRAQYNCDITYGTNNEFGFDYLRDNMAWSQDELVQRGHNFAIVDEVDSILVDEARTPLIISGPADQATKWYGDFAKLVTRLTKGEPGNPLKGIEETGDYEVDEKKRTVAIHEPGVAKVEDWLGIDNLYESVNTPLVGYLNNAIKAKELFKKDKDYVVIDGEVMIVDEHTGRILAGRRYNEGMHQAIEAKEGVDIKDENQTLATITLQNFFRLYSKLSGMTGTAMTEAAEFHQIYKLGVVPIPTNRPMVRKDQSDLIYRTEVAKFDAVVDDIAEKHEKGQPILVGTTSVEKSEYLSQQLSKRGIQHEVLNAKQHDREATIVAQAGRKGAVTVATNMAGRGTDIKLGGNPDDLAEAELRQAGLDPVEHVEEWAAALPAALEKAEQAVKAEFEEVKELGGLYVLGTERHESRRIDNQLRGRSGRQGDPGESRFYLSLGDDLMRLFKAQMVERVMAMANVPDDVPIENKMVTRAIASAQSQVEQQNFETRKNVLKYDEVLNRQREVIYGERRRVLEGEDLHEQVRHFMDDTIDAYIQAETVEGFAEEWDLDRLWGAFKQLYPVKVTVEELEDAAGDRAGITAEFIAESVKDDIHEQYAAREEQLGSDIMRELERRVVLSVLDRKWREHLYEMDYLQEGIGLRAMAQKDPLVEYQREGFDMFNAMMEGIKEESVGYLFNLEVQVEQQVEEVPVVDAAPADAPSLTKEDTIPAARPEIRAKGLDAPQRPDRLHFSAPTVDGEGGIVEGDFDNGDDEPARSESDGMTRAERRKAQKTAGGRRRKK, from the coding sequence GTGTCCGTCCTCTCAAAGATCATGCGTGCAGGCGAAGGCAAGATCCTGCGCAAGCTGCACCGCATCGCGGACCAGGTCAACTCCATCGAAGAGGACTTCGTCAACCTCTCCGACGCCGAGCTGCGAGCCCTCACCGACGAGTACAAGGAGCGGTACGCGAACGGCGAGAGCCTGGACGACCTGCTCCCCGAAGCTTTCGCGACCGTGCGTGAGGCGGCCAAGCGCGTCCTCGGCCAGCGTCACTACGACGTCCAGATGATGGGTGGCGCCGCCCTGCACCTCGGCTACGTCGCGGAGATGAAGACCGGTGAGGGCAAGACCCTCGTCGGCACGCTGCCGGCCTACCTCAACGCGCTGTCCGGCAAGGGCGTCCACCTGATCACGGTCAACGACTACCTGGCCGAGCGCGACTCCGAAATGATGGGCCGGGTGCACAAGTTCCTCGGTCTCGAGGTCGGCTGCATCCTCGCCAACATGTCGCCCGCCGAGCGCCGTGCCCAGTACAACTGCGACATCACGTACGGCACGAACAACGAGTTCGGCTTCGACTACCTGCGCGACAACATGGCGTGGTCCCAGGACGAGCTCGTCCAGCGCGGCCACAACTTCGCGATCGTCGACGAGGTCGACTCGATTCTGGTGGACGAGGCGCGTACGCCGCTGATCATCTCCGGCCCCGCCGACCAGGCCACCAAGTGGTACGGCGACTTCGCCAAGCTGGTGACGCGCCTGACCAAGGGCGAGCCGGGCAACCCGCTCAAGGGCATCGAGGAGACCGGCGACTACGAGGTCGACGAGAAGAAGCGCACGGTCGCCATCCACGAGCCGGGCGTCGCCAAGGTCGAGGACTGGCTGGGCATCGACAACCTCTACGAGTCGGTCAACACCCCGCTCGTCGGATACCTGAACAACGCCATCAAGGCGAAGGAACTGTTCAAGAAGGACAAGGACTACGTCGTCATCGACGGCGAAGTCATGATCGTCGACGAGCACACCGGCCGTATCCTCGCCGGCCGCCGCTACAACGAGGGCATGCACCAGGCCATCGAGGCGAAGGAAGGGGTGGACATCAAGGACGAGAACCAGACGCTCGCCACGATCACCCTCCAGAACTTCTTCCGCCTCTACTCCAAGCTGTCGGGCATGACCGGTACGGCGATGACCGAGGCCGCCGAGTTCCACCAGATCTACAAGCTGGGCGTCGTGCCGATCCCGACGAACCGGCCCATGGTCCGCAAGGACCAGTCGGACCTGATCTACCGCACCGAGGTCGCCAAGTTCGACGCGGTCGTCGACGACATCGCCGAGAAGCACGAGAAGGGCCAGCCGATCCTGGTCGGCACCACCTCGGTCGAGAAGTCGGAGTACCTGTCGCAGCAGCTCTCCAAGCGCGGCATCCAGCACGAAGTGCTCAACGCCAAGCAGCACGACCGGGAGGCGACCATCGTCGCCCAGGCCGGCCGCAAGGGCGCCGTCACCGTCGCCACCAACATGGCCGGACGAGGCACCGACATCAAGCTCGGCGGCAACCCCGACGACCTGGCCGAGGCGGAGCTGCGCCAGGCGGGCCTCGACCCGGTCGAGCACGTCGAGGAGTGGGCTGCCGCGCTGCCCGCCGCCCTGGAGAAGGCCGAGCAGGCCGTCAAGGCCGAGTTCGAAGAGGTCAAGGAGCTCGGCGGCCTGTATGTGCTCGGCACCGAGCGCCACGAGTCGCGCCGTATCGACAACCAGCTGCGCGGCCGCTCCGGCCGTCAGGGCGACCCCGGCGAGTCCCGCTTCTACCTGTCGCTCGGGGACGACCTGATGCGCCTGTTCAAGGCCCAGATGGTCGAGCGCGTCATGGCGATGGCCAACGTGCCGGACGACGTGCCGATCGAGAACAAGATGGTCACGCGCGCGATCGCCTCGGCTCAGTCGCAGGTCGAGCAGCAGAATTTCGAGACCCGCAAGAACGTCCTGAAGTACGACGAGGTGCTGAACCGCCAGCGCGAGGTCATCTACGGCGAGCGCCGCCGCGTCCTTGAGGGCGAGGACCTGCACGAGCAGGTCAGGCACTTCATGGACGACACGATCGACGCCTACATTCAGGCCGAGACCGTCGAGGGCTTCGCCGAGGAGTGGGACCTGGACCGGCTGTGGGGCGCCTTCAAGCAGCTCTACCCGGTGAAGGTCACCGTGGAGGAGCTGGAGGACGCGGCGGGAGACCGCGCGGGCATCACCGCCGAGTTCATCGCCGAGTCCGTCAAGGACGACATCCACGAGCAGTACGCCGCCCGCGAGGAGCAGCTGGGCTCCGACATCATGCGCGAGCTGGAGCGCCGCGTGGTCCTGTCGGTGCTCGACCGCAAGTGGCGTGAGCACCTGTACGAGATGGACTACCTCCAGGAGGGCATCGGCCTGCGGGCCATGGCGCAGAAGGACCCGCTGGTGGAGTACCAGCGCGAGGGCTTCGACATGTTCAACGCCATGATGGAGGGCATCAAGGAGGAGTCGGTCGGCTACCTGTTCAACCTGGAGGTCCAGGTCGAGCAGCAGGTCGAGGAGGTCCCGGTCGTGGACGCCGCGCCCGCCGACGCGCCCTCGCTCACCAAGGAGGACACCATCCCGGCCGCGCGTCCGGAGATCCGGGCCAAGGGCCTGGACGCCCCGCAGCGCCCGGACCGGCTGCACTTCTCGGCGCCGACGGTGGACGGCGAGGGCGGCATCGTCGAGGGCGACTTCGACAACGGTGACGACGAGCCGGCCCGCTCGGAGTCCGACGGCATGACCCGCGCGGAGCGCCGCAAGGCGCAGAAGACGGCGGGTGGTCGCCGCCGCAAGAAGTAA
- a CDS encoding GNAT family N-acetyltransferase: MEPTTLTSERLLLRPLGPQDINAVYEAAQDPAIQRWTTIPSPYARSDAETFAGKIAPQAWRDGTEYCFAIFPRGGGPLLGVMGVMARGRGGAEIGFWAAAGHRGHGYVTEAVLLLARWAFTQIGVDRLEWRAEVGNTASRAVAERAGFTIEGVLRAGTVNKGTRRDAWVGSLLPSDLGLPSTLPHLPARA; this comes from the coding sequence ATGGAACCCACCACGCTGACCAGCGAGCGCCTGCTTCTGCGTCCGCTCGGCCCCCAGGACATCAACGCGGTTTACGAAGCCGCCCAGGACCCGGCGATCCAGCGCTGGACGACCATCCCCTCCCCTTATGCGCGCTCCGACGCCGAAACCTTCGCCGGGAAGATCGCTCCGCAGGCCTGGCGGGACGGCACCGAGTACTGTTTCGCGATCTTCCCCAGGGGCGGCGGTCCGCTGCTCGGCGTGATGGGCGTCATGGCGCGCGGCCGGGGCGGAGCCGAGATCGGCTTCTGGGCGGCGGCCGGCCACCGGGGCCACGGCTATGTGACGGAGGCCGTGCTGCTGCTCGCCCGCTGGGCGTTCACCCAGATCGGGGTCGACCGTCTCGAGTGGCGGGCCGAGGTCGGCAACACCGCCTCGCGAGCCGTCGCCGAGCGGGCCGGGTTCACCATCGAGGGCGTCCTGCGCGCGGGCACGGTCAACAAGGGCACCCGGCGCGATGCCTGGGTCGGCTCCCTGCTCCCCTCCGATCTCGGCCTGCCCTCCACGCTGCCGCATCTGCCCGCGCGGGCCTGA
- a CDS encoding crosslink repair DNA glycosylase YcaQ family protein, whose product MTSLPLPAVELSADEARRIALRAQGFLGAPDRRGGVRAVLRHLGAVQLDTISVLARSHELVAYARLGAVGRKAVEEAYWSGGHAFEYWSHAACVLPIEEWPHFAFRRRAYRARPHWNHDLPQSTYEQVIKQLRAEGPLTATDLGGAKNKGEWWDWSATKIAVERALMYGEVVCTERRGWKRVYDLAERAIPDALLHDDLDDTECLRRLVRLAGQSLGVGTRTDIADYHRLKGEQFDAVVADSGLVPVTVRGWSKPAWADPQALASVPRGRHRTTLLSPFDSLVWERARAERIFGFTHRLEAYVPKPRRIHGYFAMPLLSGGKLIGRVDPAREGRTLVAKQVSLESPKAVGPMAEALREAAQWVDCDAVRIERAGTPQETAALTAALT is encoded by the coding sequence ATGACCAGCCTGCCGCTCCCCGCCGTCGAACTGTCCGCCGACGAGGCCCGCCGGATCGCCCTGCGCGCGCAGGGTTTCCTGGGCGCGCCCGACCGCAGGGGCGGAGTGCGCGCAGTGCTGCGCCACCTCGGCGCGGTCCAGCTCGACACCATCTCCGTGCTCGCCCGCTCGCACGAGCTCGTCGCCTACGCCCGCCTCGGCGCGGTGGGCCGCAAGGCCGTCGAAGAGGCGTACTGGAGCGGCGGCCACGCCTTTGAGTACTGGTCGCACGCGGCCTGCGTCCTGCCCATCGAGGAGTGGCCGCACTTCGCCTTCCGCCGCCGCGCCTACCGCGCGCGCCCGCACTGGAACCACGACTTGCCGCAGAGCACCTACGAGCAGGTGATCAAGCAGCTGCGCGCCGAGGGCCCGCTCACCGCGACGGACCTGGGCGGTGCCAAGAACAAGGGCGAGTGGTGGGACTGGTCGGCCACCAAGATCGCCGTCGAGCGCGCCCTGATGTACGGCGAGGTGGTCTGCACCGAGCGGCGCGGCTGGAAGCGGGTCTACGACCTGGCCGAGCGCGCGATTCCGGACGCGCTGCTGCACGACGATCTGGACGACACCGAATGCCTGCGCCGGCTGGTGCGGCTCGCGGGCCAGTCCCTCGGCGTCGGCACGCGCACGGACATCGCGGACTACCACCGCCTCAAGGGTGAACAGTTCGACGCGGTGGTCGCCGATTCCGGCCTGGTCCCGGTGACCGTGCGGGGCTGGTCCAAGCCCGCGTGGGCCGATCCTCAGGCGCTGGCCTCCGTGCCGCGCGGCCGTCACCGCACCACGCTGCTCTCGCCGTTCGACTCGCTGGTGTGGGAGCGGGCCCGGGCCGAGCGGATCTTCGGCTTCACCCACCGCCTGGAGGCCTACGTCCCCAAACCCCGCCGGATCCACGGGTACTTCGCGATGCCGCTGCTGTCCGGCGGCAAGCTGATCGGCCGGGTCGATCCGGCACGCGAGGGCCGCACCCTGGTCGCCAAGCAGGTCTCCCTGGAGTCGCCCAAAGCCGTCGGGCCCATGGCCGAGGCGCTGCGGGAGGCGGCCCAGTGGGTGGACTGCGACGCCGTACGGATCGAGCGGGCCGGGACGCCTCAGGAGACGGCGGCGCTCACCGCGGCGCTCACGTGA
- a CDS encoding response regulator transcription factor, giving the protein MADSFGPVHHGSHADSPSGGDGCDSGMGGSREEPIRVLVVDDHALFRRGLEIVLAAEEDIQVVGEAGDGAEAVDKAADLLPDIVLMDVRMPRRGGIEACTSIKEVAPSAKIIMLTISDEEADLYDAIKAGATGYLLKEISTDEVATAIRAVADGQSQISPSMASKLLTEFKSMIQRTDERRLVPAPRLTDRELEVLKLVATGMNNRDIAKQLFISENTVKNHVRNILEKLQLHSRMEAVVYAMREKILEIR; this is encoded by the coding sequence ATGGCGGACAGCTTCGGGCCGGTGCACCACGGTTCCCACGCGGACAGCCCGAGCGGTGGGGACGGCTGCGACAGCGGCATGGGCGGCTCGCGCGAGGAGCCCATCCGCGTCCTGGTCGTGGACGACCACGCCCTCTTCCGCCGGGGCCTTGAGATCGTGCTGGCCGCCGAGGAGGACATCCAGGTCGTCGGCGAGGCCGGGGACGGCGCGGAGGCGGTGGACAAGGCGGCCGATCTGCTGCCCGACATCGTCCTGATGGACGTGCGCATGCCCCGGCGCGGCGGCATCGAGGCCTGCACCTCCATCAAGGAGGTGGCCCCCAGCGCGAAGATCATCATGCTGACGATCAGCGACGAGGAGGCCGACCTCTATGACGCGATCAAGGCCGGCGCGACCGGCTATCTCCTGAAGGAGATCTCCACCGACGAGGTGGCGACCGCGATCCGGGCGGTGGCCGACGGCCAGTCGCAGATCAGCCCGTCGATGGCCTCCAAGCTGCTCACCGAGTTCAAGTCGATGATCCAGCGCACCGACGAGCGCCGCCTGGTGCCCGCGCCCCGGCTCACCGACCGGGAACTCGAAGTGCTCAAGCTCGTAGCGACCGGGATGAACAACCGTGACATCGCCAAGCAGCTGTTCATCTCCGAGAACACCGTGAAGAACCATGTGCGCAACATCCTGGAGAAGCTGCAACTGCACTCCAGGATGGAGGCGGTGGTCTACGCGATGCGCGAGAAGATCCTCGAAATCAGATGA
- the raiA gene encoding ribosome-associated translation inhibitor RaiA: MDIVVKGRKTEVPERFRKHVAEKLKLEKIQKLDGKVISLDVEVSKEHNPRQADRSDRVEITLHSRGPVIRAEAAAADPYAALDLATGKLEARLRKQHDKRYTRRGNGRLSAAEVVDAVPGVAQLDGNGELVATADEDRVPTTRIGSLEVQGEGPLVVREKTHTAAPVTLDQALYEMELVGHDFYLFVDSETKQPSVVYRRHAYDYGVIRLETDPLAGEDASGAGGALGG; encoded by the coding sequence GTGGACATCGTCGTCAAGGGCCGCAAGACCGAGGTGCCCGAGCGGTTCCGCAAGCACGTGGCCGAGAAGCTGAAGCTGGAGAAGATCCAGAAGCTCGACGGCAAGGTAATCAGCCTGGACGTCGAGGTGTCCAAGGAGCACAACCCGCGGCAGGCGGACCGCTCGGACCGGGTGGAGATCACCCTCCACTCGCGAGGCCCGGTGATCCGGGCCGAAGCGGCGGCAGCGGACCCGTACGCGGCGCTCGACCTGGCGACCGGCAAGCTGGAGGCGCGGCTGCGCAAGCAGCACGACAAGCGTTACACCCGCCGCGGCAACGGGCGGCTCTCGGCCGCCGAGGTCGTCGACGCCGTTCCGGGCGTGGCGCAGCTGGACGGAAACGGCGAGCTCGTGGCCACCGCGGATGAGGACCGCGTCCCCACCACCAGGATCGGCTCGCTCGAAGTGCAGGGCGAAGGACCGCTGGTGGTGCGCGAGAAGACACACACCGCGGCTCCCGTGACGCTTGACCAGGCGCTCTACGAGATGGAGCTGGTCGGGCACGACTTCTATCTGTTCGTCGACTCCGAGACCAAGCAGCCCAGTGTCGTCTATCGGCGGCACGCGTACGACTACGGCGTCATCCGCCTGGAGACCGACCCGCTCGCCGGCGAGGACGCGAGTGGCGCGGGCGGCGCTCTGGGCGGCTGA
- a CDS encoding ComF family protein, translating to MRGWWREFSGLVLPASCGGCGRQRTALCGRCRAALLDGPARRVRPAPEPAGLPEVYAAARYEDAVRAVLLGHKERGALGLAGVLGRALAGAVRAAAGPCARGQLVLVPVPSSRRAVRARGHDATRRMALAAAGELRRTGTDARVAPVLRQGRAVADQAGLSAPQRLANLAGALRVAGGGARLLEGGSVVLVDDLMTTGASLVEAARAVAAGRVREPGMGYRGEGEEDGCLRQRIPGISPPGSAHHRRRSGDAQWHAGPRRVLAAVVAATPESFAINRN from the coding sequence ATGCGGGGGTGGTGGCGGGAGTTCTCCGGCCTGGTGCTGCCGGCTTCCTGCGGCGGCTGCGGCAGGCAGCGTACGGCGCTGTGCGGGCGGTGCCGGGCGGCGCTGCTGGACGGGCCGGCGCGGCGGGTGCGTCCGGCGCCCGAGCCGGCCGGGCTGCCCGAGGTGTACGCGGCGGCGCGGTACGAGGACGCGGTGCGCGCGGTGCTGCTCGGTCACAAGGAGCGCGGCGCCCTCGGTCTGGCCGGGGTGCTCGGGCGGGCGCTGGCGGGCGCGGTGCGGGCGGCCGCCGGCCCCTGCGCGCGGGGGCAGTTGGTGCTGGTCCCCGTGCCGTCGTCGCGCCGCGCGGTACGGGCCCGGGGCCATGACGCGACCCGCAGGATGGCGCTGGCCGCCGCCGGAGAGCTGCGCAGGACGGGGACGGACGCCCGGGTGGCGCCGGTCCTGCGCCAGGGCCGCGCGGTGGCCGACCAGGCGGGGCTGAGCGCGCCGCAGAGGCTCGCGAATCTGGCGGGCGCCCTGAGGGTGGCGGGCGGCGGGGCGCGGCTCCTGGAGGGCGGCAGCGTGGTCCTGGTGGACGATCTGATGACCACGGGCGCGTCCCTGGTGGAGGCCGCGCGGGCGGTTGCCGCAGGGCGGGTACGGGAACCCGGTATGGGTTACCGCGGAGAAGGCGAAGAAGATGGATGCCTCAGGCAGAGAATTCCGGGAATTTCACCGCCCGGATCCGCGCATCATCGGCGAAGAAGCGGGGATGCGCAGTGGCATGCGGGTCCTCGGCGGGTCCTGGCCGCGGTTGTCGCGGCCACTCCGGAATCGTTCGCGATAAACCGGAACTGA
- a CDS encoding LpqB family beta-propeller domain-containing protein, which yields MPSSGDVHSVSASQRADSQVQVYAVPPRPGAEPNEIVAGFLEAMTSDDPQFAMARQYLTTKAAKDWRADQVTVLADGPDPQANRSSDRGADSSGFTFTVSGKRVALVDKQRAYQPAKPQETYTQTIHLVRQSGPDGSGREWRIDALPQGLLLGQSDFQRIYRSVNKYYFAAGQDRLVADPVYVRQRTDPETQMNLITQTVQSVLDGPTSWLEPVVTSKFPSGTSLKSDTKSLALDDRNALKVPLNERASNAGEAVCKRMAAQLLFTVRDLTTTRVGSVELDRANGSQLCVLSGDQAETYAPDRMSTSPGQYFVDAGGHVERMRADSGSGGSGSGVDGSDDTDSTAVTEPVQGPFGKGEQQVRTVAVSRDEKRAAGVSADGKSLFVAPLAAGGELVRTSVTSADKDVNGGLSAPSWDGRGDLWVADRDPARPRLLRLVQGSGSPETVDVAGLGGARVQQVRMSADGVRAALLVSDGGRTTLRIGRVERTAQGGKNVISVVELRPAAPQMEDVTAVSWAGRSRLVVVGKEAGGVSQQLRYVQTDGSTSAAGTLPSVNKVTDVAATDDDRMPLVAHSQEDGIVRLPPGANWKTAVKKGSAPAYPG from the coding sequence ATGCCGAGCAGCGGTGACGTGCACTCGGTCTCGGCGTCCCAGCGGGCCGACTCGCAGGTGCAGGTCTACGCGGTGCCGCCACGGCCCGGGGCCGAGCCCAATGAGATCGTCGCGGGCTTCCTCGAGGCGATGACCAGCGATGATCCGCAGTTCGCGATGGCTCGTCAGTATCTGACCACGAAGGCCGCCAAGGACTGGCGGGCCGACCAGGTCACCGTCCTGGCCGACGGCCCCGACCCGCAGGCCAACCGCTCCAGCGACCGGGGCGCGGACTCCAGCGGCTTCACCTTCACCGTCTCCGGCAAGCGTGTCGCCCTCGTCGACAAGCAGCGCGCCTACCAGCCGGCCAAGCCGCAGGAGACGTACACCCAGACCATCCACCTGGTCCGCCAGAGCGGCCCGGACGGGTCTGGCCGGGAGTGGCGCATCGACGCGCTGCCGCAGGGACTGCTGCTCGGGCAGTCGGACTTCCAGCGGATCTACCGTTCCGTCAACAAGTACTACTTCGCTGCGGGCCAGGACCGTCTGGTCGCCGACCCGGTGTACGTGCGCCAGCGCACCGATCCCGAGACGCAGATGAACCTCATCACGCAGACGGTGCAGTCGGTCCTCGACGGCCCCACCAGTTGGCTGGAACCGGTCGTCACATCGAAGTTTCCCTCGGGCACGTCGCTGAAGAGCGACACCAAGTCGCTCGCCCTTGACGACCGCAACGCGCTGAAGGTTCCCCTGAATGAGCGCGCGTCCAACGCCGGTGAAGCGGTGTGCAAGCGGATGGCGGCCCAACTCCTGTTCACCGTGCGGGATCTGACGACCACTCGGGTCGGCTCCGTGGAGCTCGACCGTGCCAATGGATCCCAGTTGTGCGTACTCAGCGGCGACCAGGCCGAGACGTACGCGCCCGACCGCATGTCGACAAGTCCCGGACAGTACTTCGTGGACGCCGGGGGCCATGTGGAGCGCATGCGCGCCGACAGCGGTAGCGGCGGCTCGGGCAGTGGCGTGGACGGCTCCGACGACACGGACTCCACGGCGGTCACGGAGCCGGTGCAGGGCCCGTTCGGCAAGGGCGAGCAACAGGTGCGTACGGTCGCCGTCTCGCGGGACGAGAAGCGCGCGGCCGGGGTGTCGGCGGACGGCAAGTCGCTGTTCGTGGCTCCGCTCGCGGCCGGCGGCGAACTGGTGCGGACGTCGGTGACCAGCGCCGACAAGGACGTCAACGGGGGCCTGTCGGCGCCGAGTTGGGACGGGAGAGGCGATTTGTGGGTGGCCGACCGTGACCCGGCGAGGCCTCGTCTGCTGCGCCTTGTGCAGGGCTCGGGCTCACCGGAGACGGTGGACGTCGCCGGTCTCGGCGGCGCGCGAGTGCAGCAGGTGCGGATGTCGGCGGACGGGGTGCGGGCCGCGCTGCTGGTGTCCGACGGCGGCCGTACGACGCTGCGGATCGGCCGGGTCGAGCGGACCGCACAGGGCGGCAAGAACGTGATCTCGGTGGTCGAACTACGGCCTGCCGCCCCGCAGATGGAGGACGTGACGGCGGTGTCCTGGGCCGGACGCAGCCGCCTGGTGGTGGTCGGCAAGGAGGCCGGCGGGGTCTCGCAGCAGCTGCGTTACGTGCAGACCGACGGTTCCACCTCGGCGGCCGGCACCCTGCCCAGCGTCAACAAGGTCACGGATGTCGCCGCCACCGACGACGACCGGATGCCGTTGGTGGCCCACTCGCAGGAGGACGGCATCGTCCGGCTGCCGCCGGGTGCGAACTGGAAGACGGCGGTGAAGAAGGGCTCGGCGCCGGCCTACCCGGGCTAG